A genomic window from Streptomyces mirabilis includes:
- a CDS encoding transposase: MLLKKLRTELARLDKEIAGRLTDDPGYRAIQKIGGIGPVLAAVFVAEIGDVTRFPTPKQLSSWVGLTPRHRESDVKVVRRHLTKQGSKLVRWAAVEAVQRAPEGTPMRVHRDRIEARRGAEARSIAKAAAARKLLTLVYYGLRDGEVRCLARQDPV; encoded by the coding sequence GTGCTGTTGAAGAAGCTGCGGACCGAACTGGCCCGGCTCGACAAGGAGATCGCCGGCCGTCTCACCGACGACCCCGGCTACCGCGCGATCCAGAAGATCGGCGGCATCGGCCCGGTGCTGGCCGCGGTGTTCGTCGCCGAGATCGGCGACGTCACTCGGTTCCCCACCCCGAAGCAGCTCAGTTCGTGGGTCGGACTCACGCCCCGGCACCGCGAGTCGGACGTGAAGGTGGTCCGAAGACATCTGACCAAGCAGGGCTCCAAGCTGGTGCGCTGGGCAGCCGTCGAGGCCGTCCAACGCGCTCCCGAAGGCACCCCGATGCGTGTCCACCGCGACCGCATCGAGGCCCGCCGCGGTGCTGAGGCGCGCAGCATCGCCAAGGCCGCCGCGGCCCGCAAGCTGCTCACCCTGGTCTACTACGGGCTGCGCGACGGCGAAGTCCGCTGCCTGGCCCGCCAGGACCCGGTGTGA
- a CDS encoding DUF5655 domain-containing protein, giving the protein MSGLKLFHTTNSGVTEVAPRLAEVEADVQDLIEAHMETMLGVRFLASEYSTGPVHGGRIDSLGIDENNAPAIVEYKRGTDVGVIHQGLFYMAWLMDHKDAFRHLVRDRLGAAVAAQVLWSAPRLICVAGDFTRYDVHAVREHRRSIDLVRYRFFGNEHIGLETVASVTGQTLTSKAARRGRRAAVPRNRRADGAMVEMAAAVDEVLLGLGDDITKVENTTYRAYQRLRNFACVCPPQKTKLLVYLKADPKEVDLVPGFTRDVTGLGHHGTGDLEVQLRTDRDLERAQDLFRLSYAAA; this is encoded by the coding sequence GTGTCGGGCCTGAAGCTGTTCCACACGACAAACAGCGGCGTGACCGAGGTCGCGCCGCGTCTTGCTGAGGTCGAGGCGGATGTGCAGGACCTCATTGAGGCGCACATGGAGACCATGCTCGGGGTGCGGTTCCTGGCGAGCGAGTACAGCACCGGCCCCGTCCACGGCGGGCGCATCGATTCGCTGGGCATTGACGAGAACAACGCGCCCGCGATCGTGGAATACAAGCGCGGTACCGACGTAGGCGTGATCCATCAGGGCCTCTTCTATATGGCGTGGCTGATGGACCACAAGGACGCGTTCCGGCACCTGGTCCGCGACCGGCTCGGGGCTGCGGTCGCGGCCCAGGTGCTGTGGAGCGCACCGAGGCTAATCTGCGTGGCCGGCGACTTCACTCGCTATGACGTTCATGCCGTGCGCGAGCACCGCCGCTCGATCGACCTGGTCCGTTACCGGTTCTTCGGCAACGAGCACATCGGCCTTGAGACGGTTGCCTCCGTCACCGGTCAGACCCTGACCTCCAAGGCAGCTCGCCGTGGCCGCAGGGCGGCGGTGCCGCGCAACCGTCGGGCGGACGGGGCGATGGTGGAGATGGCTGCGGCGGTTGACGAGGTACTGCTCGGACTCGGTGACGACATCACCAAGGTCGAGAACACGACCTACCGGGCGTACCAGCGGCTGCGGAACTTCGCCTGCGTCTGCCCGCCGCAGAAGACCAAGCTGCTCGTCTACCTCAAGGCCGACCCCAAGGAGGTCGACCTCGTCCCCGGGTTCACGCGGGACGTGACGGGGCTCGGCCACCACGGAACCGGTGACCTGGAGGTGCAGCTGCGCACGGACCGGGACCTGGAGCGCGCCCAGGACCTGTTCCGCCTCAGTTACGCCGCGGCGTAG
- a CDS encoding thioesterase II family protein: protein MSVNASDTAIWLRRFGTVAGPKQRLVCFPHAGGSASAFSSWRRRLPVDVELLTIRYPGREDRITEPFVEDMDEMADEIAAELAPLLDSGLVLFGHSMGAALAFEVALLLEENHGRGPSMVVVSGRSGPGTGGRDLPDDNDESVIDFAKSLGSVNSAAYDDEDLRPLLLPALRADLRMIKNHSPRPGRTIKSPLSIYVGDSDPDVTVSEAYAWSDASIGESSIKVFPGGHFYLVDSEAEVLDDLSARLRSARLTKSS from the coding sequence ATGTCTGTGAATGCGTCTGACACCGCGATATGGCTGCGGCGGTTCGGCACGGTCGCCGGGCCCAAGCAGCGTCTGGTCTGTTTCCCCCACGCCGGAGGTTCCGCCAGCGCCTTCAGCAGCTGGCGCCGTCGGTTGCCTGTCGATGTCGAACTGCTGACGATCCGCTATCCGGGCAGGGAGGACCGGATCACGGAACCGTTCGTCGAGGACATGGACGAGATGGCCGACGAAATCGCCGCGGAGCTGGCCCCGTTGCTCGACAGCGGCTTGGTGTTGTTCGGGCACAGCATGGGTGCAGCCCTTGCCTTCGAAGTTGCTTTGCTGCTGGAGGAGAACCATGGCCGGGGCCCATCCATGGTCGTTGTTTCCGGCCGTAGTGGCCCCGGCACTGGGGGGCGCGACCTGCCTGATGACAACGACGAATCGGTCATCGACTTTGCCAAGTCTTTGGGAAGCGTCAACTCGGCGGCGTACGACGACGAGGACCTTCGCCCGCTGCTGCTTCCGGCGCTCCGCGCGGACCTGCGCATGATCAAGAACCACTCTCCTCGGCCCGGCCGGACCATCAAGAGCCCGCTCTCGATCTATGTGGGAGACAGCGACCCGGACGTTACTGTCTCCGAGGCGTATGCGTGGTCGGACGCGTCGATCGGTGAATCAAGCATCAAGGTGTTTCCCGGGGGGCACTTCTACTTGGTCGACTCCGAAGCAGAGGTACTGGACGACTTGTCCGCGCGGCTGCGCAGCGCAAGACTCACCAAGAGTTCCTAA
- a CDS encoding RNaseH domain-containing protein, with amino-acid sequence MSDTTATLPSTLTLRCTPELVQGQKVYVRIFPRNVRDEWEKLKGDGDDEQKSQQHPDEKKNLPYSTALTYLKFKTGGYVHLDRYLNFLVSLEKIDDETLRHVFRCVVGYSKGLNTDQAVLLDVPPVAEAIAKTPEQEFDMARLLKPVPGRQPKCPDWMYVAVPWVISKKLAQEKFTIYDLVPITKKVADKEKDGSPKLDANGEQVYKNRTIGWKANPNKREVTYLPDSRGGLIAWDHPFGRKYNLRDDATEVNEATKAQYAMSRLSVVMKTEPNVVHPVIFLDAHVTRVHSNMVYAKSTHIYQGSDGLPILHTELVRNGSVRAVNQRALELLARDEMDISVLQALQTRVTEERALLEKAAEEGEFPSFITPDAGVIRPLMPRNDNFAVGTGPGTLHLRLLAEHVSKVLGVKATWVDFTVEPMTFEPRPTDKQKMAPQERASRIEAGELLHSIGFPPPEEITASVKAQGFEYLQIVCLWYRWNTRLRMINALSLAFPDGTPIGDPSPGEEVFLAPGISVVFRQAERFLSHGDDINRTVEFKALEEDFAGSESQVMVGVWCETEIPALKKKDGEKRNAFLLRKERYDGKFQVRRFLAKKDFVCQFTKGMKPGSFGNPATEISPPKPGKDHAAYMALLDLHRSLGIIDQRLARAIAKDKQGDEAGNLVYCGIHARRQAKTADGKHTKRIIVATALFPPEEEGSAWTMRAWTPLVGGWVPYRQAIAAFHASDYALHVDGRGGTDKERWAEAASHVEDALASLVSDELEPGMGYVVMVDGHACRRMWTGLHNENQSYQEEDITDPRTWLPGYGKGKNAPRKKPSAIIRMNVAPDEVPQYVPVPRESDPDTEKESILFASAKLHRAQVDFGNPFWVLFNIPRNYQAKGGDLGKTITRWDADPGKGGEEGERETNELKSPWWAVTATEIYPVGIANGVDRTMLARATARLCHQTIAWSDRSRYPVPLHAAKQLDLDHPQYRRSAPLEEQADEADDE; translated from the coding sequence TTGAGCGACACCACCGCGACTCTCCCGAGCACCCTCACCCTGCGCTGCACCCCCGAACTCGTCCAGGGCCAGAAGGTGTACGTACGGATCTTCCCGCGCAACGTGCGGGATGAATGGGAGAAGCTGAAAGGCGACGGAGACGACGAGCAGAAAAGCCAGCAGCATCCGGACGAGAAGAAGAACCTGCCGTACTCAACCGCCCTGACCTACCTGAAGTTCAAGACCGGCGGATACGTCCACCTCGACCGGTACCTCAACTTCCTGGTCTCACTGGAGAAGATTGACGACGAGACCCTGCGCCACGTCTTCCGGTGCGTCGTCGGCTACAGCAAGGGGCTGAACACCGACCAGGCCGTCCTCCTCGACGTACCGCCGGTGGCCGAAGCCATCGCGAAGACGCCCGAGCAGGAATTCGACATGGCACGGCTCCTTAAGCCGGTGCCGGGCAGGCAGCCGAAGTGTCCCGACTGGATGTACGTGGCCGTGCCCTGGGTGATCTCCAAGAAACTCGCCCAAGAGAAGTTCACCATCTACGACCTCGTCCCGATCACCAAGAAGGTCGCCGACAAAGAGAAGGACGGCTCCCCCAAGCTCGACGCCAACGGCGAACAGGTCTACAAGAACCGCACGATCGGCTGGAAGGCCAACCCGAACAAAAGGGAAGTCACCTACCTCCCCGACAGCAGGGGCGGCCTCATCGCCTGGGATCACCCCTTCGGACGCAAGTACAACCTCCGTGACGACGCAACCGAGGTCAACGAGGCCACCAAGGCCCAGTACGCGATGTCCCGGCTCTCGGTGGTCATGAAGACCGAGCCCAACGTCGTCCACCCCGTCATCTTCCTGGACGCCCATGTCACCCGCGTCCACAGCAACATGGTCTACGCCAAGTCCACGCACATCTACCAGGGCAGCGACGGCCTTCCCATCCTGCACACCGAACTGGTACGCAACGGCAGCGTCCGAGCAGTCAACCAGCGCGCCCTGGAACTGCTCGCACGCGACGAAATGGACATCAGCGTCCTGCAAGCGCTGCAGACGCGCGTCACCGAAGAGCGGGCCCTGCTGGAGAAGGCCGCCGAGGAGGGGGAATTCCCCTCGTTCATTACCCCTGACGCCGGCGTCATCCGCCCGCTCATGCCGAGGAACGACAACTTCGCTGTCGGCACGGGACCTGGCACCCTTCACCTGCGGCTCCTGGCCGAGCACGTCTCCAAGGTGCTGGGCGTGAAGGCCACCTGGGTGGACTTCACGGTGGAACCGATGACCTTCGAGCCGCGCCCCACGGACAAACAGAAGATGGCCCCGCAGGAACGTGCAAGCCGTATCGAGGCCGGCGAGCTCCTCCACAGCATCGGCTTTCCCCCGCCCGAAGAGATCACCGCTTCCGTGAAGGCCCAGGGCTTCGAGTACCTGCAGATCGTATGCCTGTGGTACCGCTGGAACACCCGCCTGCGAATGATCAACGCGCTGTCCCTGGCCTTCCCGGACGGCACGCCCATCGGCGATCCCTCGCCGGGCGAGGAGGTCTTCCTCGCTCCCGGCATCAGCGTGGTGTTCCGTCAGGCTGAGCGCTTCCTGTCACACGGCGACGACATCAACCGGACTGTGGAGTTCAAAGCCCTCGAAGAGGACTTCGCCGGCAGCGAGTCGCAAGTGATGGTTGGCGTCTGGTGCGAGACCGAGATCCCGGCCCTGAAGAAGAAGGACGGAGAGAAGCGAAACGCCTTCCTTCTCCGCAAGGAGCGCTATGACGGAAAGTTCCAAGTCCGCCGCTTCCTGGCAAAGAAGGACTTCGTCTGCCAGTTCACGAAGGGGATGAAGCCGGGGTCGTTTGGAAACCCCGCAACAGAAATCAGTCCTCCGAAGCCGGGGAAAGATCACGCCGCCTACATGGCGCTTCTCGACCTGCACCGCTCGCTCGGCATTATCGACCAGCGCCTCGCCCGGGCCATCGCGAAGGACAAGCAGGGGGACGAGGCGGGGAATCTCGTCTACTGCGGTATCCACGCCCGCCGGCAGGCCAAGACCGCCGACGGCAAGCACACCAAGCGCATCATCGTTGCCACCGCCCTGTTCCCGCCGGAGGAGGAGGGCAGCGCCTGGACGATGCGAGCGTGGACACCCCTCGTCGGGGGCTGGGTGCCCTACCGGCAGGCGATCGCTGCCTTCCACGCCAGTGACTACGCACTCCATGTCGACGGCAGGGGCGGGACGGACAAGGAACGCTGGGCGGAGGCCGCATCCCACGTCGAAGACGCACTCGCCAGCCTCGTCAGCGACGAGCTGGAACCCGGCATGGGCTATGTCGTCATGGTCGACGGGCACGCCTGCCGTCGGATGTGGACGGGCCTACACAACGAGAACCAGAGCTACCAGGAAGAAGACATCACCGATCCGCGCACCTGGCTGCCCGGATACGGCAAAGGCAAGAACGCACCGCGCAAGAAGCCGAGCGCCATCATTCGGATGAACGTCGCCCCGGACGAGGTGCCCCAGTACGTTCCCGTCCCTCGCGAGAGCGATCCGGACACCGAGAAGGAGTCCATCCTGTTCGCCTCGGCCAAACTGCACCGCGCCCAGGTGGATTTCGGAAACCCCTTCTGGGTCCTCTTCAACATCCCGCGCAACTACCAGGCCAAGGGCGGAGACCTGGGCAAGACCATCACCCGCTGGGACGCCGATCCGGGCAAGGGCGGCGAGGAGGGGGAACGGGAGACGAACGAGCTCAAGTCCCCGTGGTGGGCCGTCACGGCGACCGAGATCTACCCAGTCGGCATCGCCAACGGAGTCGACCGGACGATGCTCGCACGGGCAACCGCACGCTTGTGTCACCAGACCATCGCCTGGTCCGACCGCTCCCGCTACCCCGTACCGCTCCATGCGGCGAAGCAGTTGGACCTCGACCACCCCCAATACCGGCGATCGGCGCCGCTCGAGGAACAGGCAGACGAAGCCGACGACGAGTAG
- a CDS encoding MFS transporter has product MRELFRIRNLRICILGNTVTMIGDNAFWLAASIWVKELTGSTAQAGVVILCLTLGTMLSPVTGVLVDRFRRRRLLMFTEVATALLILPLVTVDGPGQVWLIYLMMFLYGISSALTSGAFVALREQLMPAELVSTAIGLSQALNQAARLITPGIGLGVLAAWGGHTLAVVDAATFGVSVLCWSLVRIDDPKPVRGADRESWSQQVVVGFRYLLTTPLLRHLSLALALAFFAMGFYETLGIAVVTVGLGRPATWVGTLVTVMSLTGLIGGLLAPALIKRAGPGRTAAVGLGLCAVAAGFVAVPNSAVVIAAAATVGLCLAPVVVSSMTAFQLYTPNELLGRVTGAASFIMTGMQGVGIFVGVMLIDVLPYRDLVYLSVGILIVGSLYLATRPEQRRRVLPNQAGVLEGDEPKSKEPTGTAKR; this is encoded by the coding sequence ATGCGCGAACTGTTCCGCATCCGTAACCTGCGTATCTGCATCCTGGGCAATACGGTGACCATGATCGGCGACAATGCCTTCTGGCTCGCCGCTTCCATCTGGGTCAAGGAACTGACCGGGTCGACTGCGCAGGCCGGCGTCGTCATCCTCTGCCTGACTCTGGGGACCATGCTCTCACCCGTCACCGGAGTACTGGTCGACCGGTTCCGACGCAGACGGCTGCTGATGTTCACCGAGGTGGCCACCGCACTGTTGATCTTGCCGCTCGTCACCGTGGACGGCCCGGGCCAGGTCTGGCTGATCTACCTGATGATGTTCCTCTACGGGATCAGCTCTGCGCTCACTTCCGGTGCCTTCGTCGCCTTGCGAGAGCAGCTCATGCCCGCGGAACTCGTGAGTACGGCCATCGGGCTCAGCCAGGCGCTGAATCAGGCCGCTCGGCTGATCACCCCCGGGATCGGGCTGGGTGTCCTGGCGGCCTGGGGCGGGCACACCCTGGCCGTTGTCGACGCGGCCACCTTCGGTGTGTCGGTGCTGTGCTGGTCGCTGGTGCGGATTGACGACCCGAAGCCGGTCCGGGGGGCGGACCGGGAGAGCTGGAGCCAGCAGGTCGTGGTCGGATTCCGATACTTGCTGACCACGCCGCTGCTGCGTCACCTGTCCCTCGCCTTGGCACTCGCCTTCTTCGCGATGGGCTTCTACGAGACGCTCGGCATCGCTGTGGTGACCGTCGGGCTGGGGCGTCCCGCGACCTGGGTAGGCACTTTGGTCACCGTCATGAGCCTGACCGGGCTGATCGGAGGCTTGCTCGCGCCGGCGCTCATCAAACGTGCCGGACCTGGGCGGACGGCGGCGGTCGGCTTGGGATTGTGCGCGGTCGCCGCCGGCTTCGTCGCAGTCCCGAACAGTGCGGTGGTGATCGCCGCTGCTGCGACCGTCGGGCTGTGCCTGGCACCGGTCGTGGTCAGTTCGATGACGGCGTTTCAGCTGTACACCCCGAATGAGCTGCTGGGCCGGGTGACCGGAGCAGCGAGCTTCATCATGACCGGGATGCAAGGCGTCGGCATCTTCGTCGGCGTCATGCTGATTGACGTGCTGCCCTACCGAGATCTGGTTTATCTGAGCGTCGGCATTCTCATCGTCGGCTCGTTGTACCTGGCAACCCGACCCGAGCAGCGTCGGCGTGTACTCCCGAACCAGGCAGGTGTGCTGGAAGGCGACGAGCCGAAAAGTAAGGAGCCGACCGGAACTGCGAAACGATGA
- a CDS encoding AfsR/SARP family transcriptional regulator, whose protein sequence is MKFGILGQLSLVDSDGRSCAPGALKLKILLANFLARPNRMMSTHQLIEELWDGFPPRTATTALQVYISNLRKILGEGGSRSEQSSILTRPPGYVFSLAGHDSDLQQFEQERDEAGRLEAQGDMEGASALLRQALKLWRGRALADVRCTPRLMAEARRLDELYITSYEKSTELDLNLGRHAELVGGLYALAGEYPSRERVHEYLMVALYNAGRPSEALRVYSSIRNSLSEQSGLAPSHRLRSLQQAILSRSFDVLSIRPQTPMRSIA, encoded by the coding sequence ATGAAGTTCGGAATCCTGGGGCAGTTGTCGCTGGTCGACAGTGATGGTCGGTCATGCGCACCTGGCGCCCTGAAGTTGAAGATCTTGCTGGCGAATTTCCTGGCGCGGCCCAACCGCATGATGTCCACCCATCAATTGATCGAGGAACTCTGGGACGGGTTCCCGCCCCGGACCGCGACAACGGCACTTCAGGTTTATATCTCCAATCTCCGTAAGATCCTGGGCGAGGGTGGTTCACGCTCCGAGCAGTCCTCCATTCTCACCCGCCCCCCGGGATATGTTTTCAGCCTGGCCGGCCACGACAGCGATCTGCAACAGTTCGAGCAAGAGCGGGACGAGGCTGGCCGACTTGAGGCCCAGGGGGATATGGAAGGCGCCTCGGCACTGCTGCGTCAGGCGTTGAAACTGTGGCGCGGGAGGGCCCTCGCTGACGTCCGTTGCACGCCGCGATTGATGGCGGAGGCGCGGCGCCTTGACGAGCTGTACATAACCTCCTACGAGAAGTCGACAGAACTCGACCTGAACCTCGGTCGGCATGCCGAACTGGTGGGAGGACTCTACGCGTTGGCGGGGGAGTACCCCTCCCGCGAACGAGTCCACGAATATTTGATGGTCGCCCTCTACAACGCTGGACGCCCCAGCGAGGCGTTGCGGGTTTACTCGTCGATTCGCAACTCGCTGAGCGAGCAGTCAGGGCTCGCCCCGAGCCACCGTCTGCGCAGTCTTCAGCAGGCGATCCTGTCGCGGAGTTTCGACGTCCTGTCGATCAGGCCGCAGACCCCGATGCGGTCGATCGCGTGA